The nucleotide window GGCTTTCAGTTACATCTTCAACTGGGATTTTACCTGCAACAGGTAGTGTGGTAGTCTCTGTTACCAGCGTTGTAGTTTCTCCTGGAACAGCTGTAACTTGTTCTATCGTTACGGTGGTCTCTTCGACATCGCTGGTGGTGTGTTCTGCAATTTCAGTTGTCTGTTCCGAAACTTTGGTGGCTTGCTCCGCTGCTCTAGAAGCCTCTTCTAACACTCTGGCAGCCTCCTCTGCCACTTTGGCAGCTTCCTTTTCACGAATAGCCTTAGGTTTCCATGGTTGCCTCTGTTGGTCGTAAACAAGTTGTACGTGAATACAATGCAAAgtataacaataacaaatggTTCTTTCAGGTTGAAGTTTACCTTAATGGTTGTTAGCTGAGGGGCTGGCACGGCCTCTAACAGCGTCAAGCTGATGACCAAGAAAATAACACAAATCTATGCATTTAAAAGATGAGAATGAATCAAAATTAAGTTAATACGACAGTGAAAAGGATGTTGaaaaatacgaataaaataCTAAATAATTAGAATGGTAATTTAAATTCAAAGTTCACCGAAAAACGCATTGTTTCGCccgagtttttttgttttgtttcacgGTTTGACACCAGTGACACTGTTAACAGGGATCTTAAGTACTCTCGTATTTATATAGTTTTAGACAAAGATTGACCTTGATGGAACCTGTTGCAGCACTCAGGTAGAGCTGACTGCCAGTCACGTGACTTTTGGATCAGCAAAGTCATATGcataatatttaaaacaaaaaactgcaAGTTCTTGACAATCTGTGTAGATGATGTCCTTCAATAACCGGACAAAAgtaaaacgaaagaaaataaGTTACTATTCGCATCTTACTTTGATGAAGAGGGCTTCATCAATTATGCAAAATGTGCCAAAGTTGCCTTTGTCTAACTGCTACCAAAAATTGTTTGTCCTTCCTTTACTCGATTTGTGATTGATGAACATCAATCAAAATACACAGTTTATATAGATTTAATGGCTTAACGGAATCATCCATTAAATTTAGTATTACATGTAAAGAAAGTCAATAAGTTATTCGTGCAATCATTGTCTTTGATATCAGATAACGCAGAGCGCATTTTGCCAATttggaaaaatcaaaatctaCTCTAATATTCAAAAAATACATTAGAAAAACCGACGTATTCGTTTTGCTTTTCTAGCCTTGAAAATAGGGAGGGCAGTACGAATTTCCTGTCACG belongs to Daphnia magna isolate NIES linkage group LG1, ASM2063170v1.1, whole genome shotgun sequence and includes:
- the LOC116931454 gene encoding zonadhesin isoform X1 — protein: MRFSICVIFLVISLTLLEAVPAPQLTTIKRQPWKPKAIREKEAAKVAEEAARVLEEASRAAEQATKVSEQTTEIAEHTTSDVEETTVTIEQVTAVPGETTTLVTETTTLPVAGKIPVEDVTESQALLTTVNEVQLETSTLPVPIAMQDNFVANLTPNKRRIVTSRKLTKLMSSAKGRTSALKKKDGQSADEAATCRLSLRGVPCHCRFEGTCRCNCGRGSNNQTAGANRSLSLTN
- the LOC116931454 gene encoding uncharacterized protein LOC116931454 isoform X2, which encodes MRFSICVIFLVISLTLLEAVPAPQLTTIKRQPWKPKAIREKEAAKVAEEAARVLEEASRAAEQATKVSEQTTEIAEHTTSDVEETTVTIEQVTAVPGETTTLVTETTTLPVAAMQDNFVANLTPNKRRIVTSRKLTKLMSSAKGRTSALKKKDGQSADEAATCRLSLRGVPCHCRFEGTCRCNCGRGSNNQTAGANRSLSLTN